A window from Salarias fasciatus chromosome 11, fSalaFa1.1, whole genome shotgun sequence encodes these proteins:
- the LOC115397274 gene encoding CD82 antigen has translation MKLRVKMELLKFCSAVLNSIFLALGLSVAGCGIWIRFGESSFLGVLSSGELQAVAVVLLVIGVVVAALSVVGCAGSSCENRTLLMVYMFFLFILVLGQLFVILLLLINRDKIQSNLEDAVYQTVVHYGNGSSGYQDRLMDDVQHYGKCCGLDGPEDWLDNVLNQNSSMGGDVLPCSCFRSSQNADSIWCSEQVNVTEPPIGQENETVHQARNRNDTFHQGCRQQLSDWLQENSVTVVSMAAGLMVIQVLQLVVAGFLHQSLGLKVLPESSAALVDNSAPDEPHHGEDNAAYAGWDGEGGRQAQDYRDYQQLPGGRESE, from the exons atgaagctgagggtgaagatggagctgctgaagtTCTGCTCTGCGGTTCTGAACAGCATCTTCCTG GCCCTGGGCCTGAGTGTCGCTGGCTGTGGCATCTGGATCCGGTTTGGTGAGTCCAGCTTCCTGGGTGTCCTCTCATCTG gcgAGCTGCAGGCAGTGGCGGTGGTGCTGCTCGTCATcggggtggtggtggcggcgctCAGCGTGGTCGGATGTGCCGGCTCCAGCTGTGAGAACAGGACGCTGCTCATGGTG tacatgttcttcctcttcatcctcgtcCTGGGACAGCTGTTtgtcatcctgctgctgctgatcaacAGAGACAAG ATCCAGAGCAACCTGGAGGACGCCGTGTACCAAACCGTGGTCCACTACGGAAACGGCAGCAGTGGCTACCAGGACCGGCTGATGGACGACGTCCAGCACTAC GGGAAGTGCTGCGGCCTGGACGGTCCTGAAGACTGGCTGGACAACGTCCTGAACCAGAACAGCTCCATGGGGGGGGACGTTCTGCCGTGTTCCTGTTTCAGATCGTCTCAGAACGCCGACTCGATCTGGTGCTCCGAGCAGGTCAACGTCACCGAGCCGCCGATCGGACAGGAAAACGAGACGGTCCACCAGGCCAGAAACAGAAACGACACGTTCCACCAG GGCTGCCGGCAGCAGctcagtgattggctgcagGAGAACAGCGTGACCGTGGTCAGCATGGCCGCCGGCCTCATGGTCATCCAG GTGCTCCAACTCGTGGTCGCCGGCTTCCTGCACCAGTCGCTCGGACTGAAAGTCCTTCCCGAGAGCAGCGCCGCCCTGGTGGACAACTCCGCCCCCGACGAACCGCACCACGGAGAGGACAACGCCGCCTACGCGGGGTGGGACGGAGAGGGCGGGAGACAGGCTCAGGACTACCGGGACTACCAGCAGCTGCCTGGGGGACGGGAGTCAGAGTGA